TGGCAAGTCCATCAAGCCCTTTTTTCGCCGGATACTGCGCGCCATACAGCGGAATACGCACTGTAAACTGGCTCCCCATCCCTGGTTCAGAATCAACCGAAATGTCACCATCCATCATGCTGATCAGCTTTTCGCAAATCGCCAGTCCCAGCCCCGTTCCCTGGAAATTGCGCTGCACACCCGTACCGACCTGGAAGAACGGATCGAACAAGCGCACCACTTCTTTCGCCGGGATCCCGACGCCGGTATCCCGCACCCGAATGCTGAGATAATCATCGTCGCGGCTGACATGCAGCACAATGCAGCCGATGTCGGTGAATTTAATCGCGTTGCTCAACAGATTAGAAATCACCTGTTGCAGGCGCATCGGATCGCCATTAAGCGCAACCGGCACATTCGGTTCGATAAAGCAGTACAGCCCAAGCTGCTTGCGCACCACCAGCGGCAGATAGTTCGCGGTAATGTGGCTCATCACCTCACGTGGCGAGAATTCACGCGGCTCAATTTTCAACTGCTCCGATTCGATTTTCGAGAAGTCGAGAATGTCACTGATGATTTTCAGCAGCAGACTGGAAGAGTTATTCATCGCCGTCACCAGGCGATCGACCCCTTTTGGCAATTCTTTGGTTTGCAGCAGATCAAGGTTACCGATAATGCCATACAGCGGCGTGCGCAGCTCGTGGCTGACGGTCGCCAGGAACATCGATTTCGACTGACTCGCCTGTTCAGCCGCCTGCGCCATCTCCTGCAACGACTCCTCCATTTTGACGCGGGCGGAAACATCCACCAGCACGCAAATCGCCACGTTTTCATTGCGATAGCGGGAATGGACGAAGCTAATCTGCAAATTGGTGTTATTGCTGGTCAGCACATCGACAAAGTTCACCTGCTGACCACAGATGATTTGCGTCAGCCGCTGTCGATCCTCATGGGTGAGCATGTTCAGGTAGGTATGGGCCAGCTCGTTACTGAGGATGTTAATACCGTCAACGGTGCGCAGAATACAGATCCCGACCGGTGCGGACGCGACAATCTTACGGTTAAACTGCTCATGCTCTTCCAGCCGTTGGGCGTCGCTTTCCGCCGGAATAAAGATTCGTCGTTCGTACATGCGCGCGAGAGTAAACAGTGCCGCACCTACCAGCACGTTCAGCAGAATGGCATTCAGAATCAGCATCCGGATCCGTTCCAGCACCAGATCGACCGGAACGGAATAGACAATGCTTAACGAAGACGGCGGCAGATTTTTCTTCAGCACCAGCTCACGAAAGCCCGGCGTATAGCCAAACGAGGAGCGTTCCTGCATCCAGCGAGGTTCCGCCTTGATGGTACTTTCCGGCCCGGTCAGCGAAATCAACGCATGCCCATTTTCATCCAGAATGGTCACGCCCATCGGCAGACTGCCCGGCGTAAAGAAGTTTTCCATTCGAATGGATTGTTCAATGCCCAACAGCGCCTGCAGGCGGTTTGCCAGATAAACCGGCGTCAGCGCGTAGAAATAGCCAATCCCTGGACGTGGTCCCTGCGCCACCCAGTAGAGGTTGTTTCCGGATTCATCCTGCGGCGCGTTGCGGTACTTCATAATCCGCTCGTGCAGCGTTTTCAGCGCGTTATCGCGCTCGACGGGCATATCGCGCAGGCCGAAATTCGCCATGCAGAGATTATCGCTGCCAATGAGAAATACACGATTCAGATCGTACGCAGCGGAAAAGTTGTCACGCCAGTAGCGCATGAACCACGCCAGCGACTCCAGCGATCCGCGCCAGGCGTTGCCCATTGCCGCGCAGTCGGAATCGGCAAACAGTGGCTGAAAGGTCGGCACCTCGGTTTTATCGTCACGCGACCGTGAAGACAACACGCCGTTCTCCGCCGTCAGGCGATTCTCCGCGATGTACTTGAGCTCTTTCATCACATCCGACGTGCGCTGAATGTAGCGCAGGGCCTGATCGGAACTGAGATTAAACTCCTGGCGGATCTCTGACTCCCGCTGATGCAAGGCGTTCACAATGTAGAACACCGAAGCAAAGGCAATCAGCAGCCAAATCAACAGCGCCAACGCTCTGAACAGATAGCGCGAGATTTTCAGGGTCGTGCGAAAGGATGCAAGGTATTTCAAAAGGGCGAAGCTCCGCCTCAGGCGATAAATGGAGTGTGGTTAAGGTAGCGGTAAATGCGCGTCGTCGCAATGCCCGCGCCTGCGTTTGCGGGAATATGATACACCGCTGAGAAACAGTTGCCGCAACCCCCGATAATTAGCGTTTGTCAGAAAATGGGTCACAGGGATGCCAGCATGCGCTTTTTGAGAGGGTTATACCCGCGACGCTTACGCAATCAGATGATCCTGATGGCGCTTCTGATGGTCATCGTGCCGACGCTGTCGATTGGTTATATCGTAGAAACCGAAGGACGGTCAGCAGTCTTATCTGAAAAAGAGAAAAAATTATCTGCCGTTGTACACCTGCTCGATCAGGCGCTGGGCGATCGCTTTACCCATTTTACGGCGCTGCCGCGGGACGAACGTATTCAGGCGCTGAATACCGAACTCGGCCCCATCACTGAGCGGATCACTCAGGCATTTCCGGGCGTCGGCGCGGGCTACTATAACAAAGCGCTGGATGCGATTGTGACCTACGCCCCTTCCGCGCTGTACCAAAATAACGTTGGCGTGACGATTGCCGCCGATCACCCCGGACGCGAAGTGATGCGCAGCAATGCCCCGGTCGTCTTTTCCGGTCGCCAGGTGCGCGGCGATATTCTTAACTCCATGATCCCCATCACCCGGGATGGCGACGTGCTGGGCTACATCTGGGCGAATGAGTTGACGGAAGATATCCAGCGTCAGGCGTGGAGGATGGACGTGCGCATCATTGCGGTGCTGGCGGCAGGTCTGCTCTGTAGCCTGCTCTTGATCGTGCTGTTTTCCCGACGCCTTGGCGCCAATATCGACATCATCACGGACGGTCTGTCGACGCTGGCGCAAAAAACGCCAGCACAACTTCCCAATCTGCCTGGCGAACTGGGGCAAATTAGCCGCAGCGTTAACGCGTTGGCGCAAACGTTGCGTGAAACGAAAACCCTTAACGATCTGATCATTGAAAACGCCGCCGATGGGGTGATCGCAATCGATAGACAGGGCGATGTCACCACCATGAACCCTGCGGCGGAAATGATTACCGGCTATACGCTCAATGAACTGGTCGGTCGCCCCTATGCCACCCTCTTCTCCGACCCGCATTTTGCCAGCCCGGTTCTCGATACCCTGGCGCACGGGACGGAGCATCTGGCACAGGAAGTTAGCTTTCCGGCGCGCGACCGCACCATTGAACTCAGTGTCACCACCAGCCGTATTCATAACCCCAATGGTGAATTGATCGGTGCGCTGGTGATTTTTTCCGACCTGACTGCCCGCAAAGAAACGCAGCGTCGCCTGGCGCAAACCGAGAGACTTGCCACTTTGGGTGAACTGATGGCCGGGGTGGCGCATGAGGTACGTAATCCGCTCACCGCCATCCGGGGTTATGTGCAGATCATCCGTCAACAAACCAGCCTGCCTGTGCATCAGGAATATCTGTCCGTGGTACTGAAAGAAATTGATTCCATCAACAAAGTCATTCAGCAGTTGCTGGATTTCTCCCGGCCGCGACAAAGCCAGTGGCAGCAAGTTCTGCTCAATTCGCTGATCGAAGAGACGCTGATTCTGGTGCAAACCTCCGGCGTTCAGGCACGGATCACGTTCAACTTTGAACAGGATACGGGACTGCCTGCCATCGTTGCCGATCGTGAGCTGTTAAAACAGGTGATCCTCAATCTTTTGATTAATGCCGTGCAGGCCATCAACGCACGCGGTGAAATCCGCATTCGCACCTGGCAATATTCAGCCACGCAACAAGCCGTGGCGATTGAAGATAACGGCGGTGGGATTGATATCGCGCTACAGAAAAAGATTTTTGACCCCTTTTTCACCACCAAAGCCTCAGGAACAGGGCTTGGACTCGCGCTCAGCCAACGCATTATCAATGCTCATCAGGGCGATATTCACGTCGCCAGTATGCCCGGATGTGGCGCGACGTTTACCCTTATTTTACCGATTAACCCACAGGGAAACTTGTCAGTATGAAAACCCGCTACCGTATCCTCATTGTGGATGACGAAGATAACGTTCGTCGCATGCTCACCACCGCCTTTTCGCTACAGGGGCATGAAACGCACTGTGCCAGCAACGGGGAGGAAGCGTTGCAGCGCTTTGCCGACGCTCCACCGGATGTGGTGCTGATGGATATCCGCATGCCGGAAATGAACGGGATCGACGCCCTGAAAGTCATGCGCACTCAGCAGCCGCGCATCCCCGTGATCCTGATGACCGCTTATGCCGAAGTCGAAACCGCCGTCGAAGCATTACGCAGCGGGGCGTTTGATTACGTGATCAAACCTTTCGATCTCGATGAACTGAATTTACTGATCCAACGCGCCCTGCAACTGCAGGCGATGAAACAGGAGATCCGCAGCCTGCATCAGGCGCTGAGCACCAGCTGGCAGTGGGGACATATCCTGACCAACAGTCCGCGGATGATGGATATCTGCAAAGACACGGCGAAAATTGCCCTGTCGCAGGCCAACGTTCTGATCAGTGGTGAAAGCGGTACCGGCAAGGAGTTGATTGCGCGCGCTATTCACTACAATTCGCGCCGGGCAAACGGTCCGTTTATCAAAATCAACTGCGCCGCGTTACCGGAGTCGCTGCTGGAAAGCGAGTTGTTCGGTCATGAAAAAGGGGCTTTCACCGGCGCACAAACTCAGCGTCAGGGACTGTTCGAACGCGCTCATCAGGGAACGCTGCTACTCGATGAAATTGGTGAAATGCCGCTGGTGCTCCAGGCTAAATTACTGCGCATTCTGCAGGAACGGGAATTCGAACGCGTGGGCGGGCATCAGACGATTCAGGTGGATATCCGCATCGTCGCTGCCACCAACCGCGATCTCCATGCGATGGTGAAAGAAGGCGCTTTCCGTGAAGACCTGTTCTATCGTCTGAATGTGATTCATCTGCAACTTCCCCCGCTGCGCGAACGACGGGAAGACATTGCGCTGCTGGCTAACCACTTCCTGCAGAAATTCAGTTCGGAAAATCAGCGCGACATTATTGAGATCGATCCGGCGGCCATGTCGATGCTTACCACCTGGCCCTGGCCCGGAAACATCCGCGAACTTTCAAACGTCATTGAGCGGGCGGTGGTGATGAATACCGGTGCCGTCATTTTTGCAGAAGATCTGCCTGCCCCGCTCCGCCAGCCGGTGGGTAGTGGCAGCGAGATAAAGGCCACACAGCCCGGTGAACGCAATCTGAAAGAAGAGATTAAACGCGAAGAGAAGCGGATCATTATCGAGGTACTTGAACAGCATGAAGGAAACCGCACCCGCGCCGCCCTGATGTTAGGCATCAGTCGACGTGCCCTGATGTATAAATTGCAGGAATACGGTATCGATACGGCAGGCTTGTAGAACCAGAATCTGCTATGCAGAATTTTGCACAGTGCGCAAAATTCTGCATAGCATCCGCACTAAGATCACACAACACCCCCATGAATATTTAATTATATTCAACAGGTTAACTAATATCCCTGTCCGTTAGCCATTCTGGCATCCCGCTTGCTATTCCCTTTGTGTACCCAAAATGGAGTATGCAAAAGGGAAACATAATGAAAACAAAACTGATTACCTTACAGAACGCTGCCGGATTCTTTCGTGACGGCATGACCATCATGGTTGGTGGTTTTATGGGGGTCGGGACCCCGCCCCGCCTTGTCGAAGCCTTACTTGAATCCGGCGTCAGAGACCTGACACTGATCGCCAACGATACCGCCTTTGTCGATACCGGCATCGGCCCGCTGATCGTCAATGGCCGGGTGAACAAAGTCATTGCGTCCCATATCGGCACTAACCCGGAAACCGGGCGTCGGATGATCGCCAAAGAGATGGACGTTCAGCTGGTGCCGCAGGGTACGCTGATTGAACAGATCCGCTGCGGCGGTGCTGGACTCGGCGGCTTCCTGACCCCAACCGGCGTCGGCACGATTGTGGAAGATGGCAAACAAACCCTGACGCTTGACGGCAAAACCTGGCTACTGGAGCGACCGTTGCGTGCCGACCTGGCACTCATCCGCGCGCACCGTGCCGACCCACTCGGCAACCTGACCTACCAACTCAGCGCCCGCAACTTCAACCCGCTTATTGCCCTCGCCGCCGATATCACTCTGGTGGAACCTGACGAACTCGTTGAGACAGGCGATCTGTTGCCTGATCAGATAGTCACCCCCGGCGCCGTTATCGACCATATCGTCATGCCACAGGAGAGCAAATAATGGATGCTAAACAACGTATTGCGCGCCGTGTGGCGCAAGAACTTCGCGATGGTGATGTTGTGAATTTAGGCATTGGCCTGCCGACGATGGTCGCCAACTATCTGCCGGATGACATTCATATCACCCTGCAATCAGAGAACGGATTTCTCGGACTGGGACCGGTCACGACCGCGCATCCCGATCTGGTGAACGCCGGTGGTCAACCCTGCGGAATATTGCCGGGTGCGGCGATGTTCGACAGCGCGATGTCATTCGCGCTGATTCGTGGCGGCCACGTCGATGCCTGCGTACTGGGCGGGTTGCAGGTTGATGAACAGGCTAACCTCGCGAACTGGGTCGTGCCCGGCAAAATGGTCCCTGGGATGGGCGGCGCGATGGATCTGGTAACCGGAGCGCGCAAAGTGATTATCGCGATGGAACACTGCGCGAAAGACGACTCGGCGAAAATCCTTCGCCACTGCACCATGCCACTGACGGCCCAGCATGCGGTGCATATGCTGGTTACCGAACTCGCCGTGTTCCGCTTTATCGACGGCAAAATGTGGCTGACGGAAATCGTCGACGGGTGCGACCTCGATACTCTGCGAGCAAAAACAGAAGCGCAGTTTGACATTGCCGCCGATCTGGTCGTTCAGCGAGGTGAAGCATGATCGGCCGTATCTCGCGTTTCATGACGCGCTTCGTCAGTCGCTGGCTGCCCGATCCCCTGATTTTCGCCATGCTGCTGACGCTGTTGACGTTCGGCATCGCGCTGTGGCTGACGCCGCAAACGCCGATCAGTATGGTGCGTTTCTGGGGGGATGGCTTCTGGAATCTGCTGGCCTTCGGGATGCAGATGGCGTTGATCATCGTGACAGGTCACGCGCTGGCCAGTTCCGGTCCGGTGAAAAACCTGCTGCGTACTGCCGCGTCTGCCGCAAAAACGCCCGCGCAGGGCGTAATGCTGGTGACCTTCTTTGGCTCCGTCGCTTGCGTCATTAACTGGGGCTTCGGTCTGGTAGTGGGAGCGATGTTTGCCCGTGAAGTTGCCCGTCGCGTGCCGGGATCCGATTATCCGCTGCTGATTGCCTGCGCTTATATCGGTTTTCTGACCTGGGGCGGCGGCTTCTCAGGCTCGATGCCCCTGCTGGCGGCAACGCCGGGTAACCCGGTGGAACACATTGCGGGCTTGATTCCGGTCAGCGACACCCTGTTTACCGGTTTCAACATCTTCATCACTCTCGGTCTGATTGTGGTCATGCCGTTTATCACCCGCATGATGACGCCAAAACCGTCGGATGTTGTCAGCGTCGATCCGAAACTGTTGATGGAAGAGCCTGATTTCCAGAAGACCTTGCCAGCAGATGCGCCTCCGTCCGAAAAACTGGAAGAGAGCCGAATCCTGGCGCTGATCATTGGGGCATTAGGCATCGCTTATCTCGGGATCTACTTCGCCGAGAAAGGGTTCAACATCACCATCAACACCGTCAACCTGATGTTTATGATTGCCGGTCTGCTGCTGCACAAAACGCCGATGGCCTATATGCGCGCCATTAGTGCCGCTGCGCGCAGCACCGCCGGTATCCTGGTGCAGTTCCCGTTCTATGCCGGTATCCAGTTGATGATGGAGCACTCCGGTCTCGGAGGACTCATCACCGAGTTCTTCATCAACGTCGCCAATAAAGACACCTTCCCGGTCATGACCTTCTTCAGCTCTGCGCTGATCAACTTTGCCGTGCCGTCAGGCGGTGGCCACTGGGTTATACAGGGACCGTTCGTCATGCCAGCCGCGCAAGCGCTAGGGGCCGATCTGGGTAAATCCGTGATGGCGATTGCCTACGGCGAGCAGTGGATGAACATGGCGCAACCCTTCTGGGCGCTTCCCGCACTGGCCATCGCCGGGTTGGGGGTTCGCGACATCATGGGGTACTGCATCACCGCCCTGCTTTTCTCCGGTGTCATTTTTGTTGTCGGTCTGACCTTTTTCTGACGGCAGCGACTCACTTTTAAGGAACAGAAGATGAAAAATTGTGTCATCGTCAGCGCAGTACGTACCGCCATCGGCGGCTTCAACGGCGCGCTGGCCACCACCAGCGCCATCGAACTTGGCGCGACTGTGATTAGCGCCGCGCTGGAACGCGCGCAACTCGACCCGCAACGTGTGGATGAAGTGATCATGGGCAACGTGTTGCAGGCCGGTCTGGGACAAAACCCGGCGCGCCAGGCACTGTTAAAAAGCGGCCTTAGCGAAACCGTCTGCGGGTTTACCGTCAACAAAGTCTGCGGTTCAGGGCTCAAAAGCGTCGCACTGGCCGCCCAGGCAATTCAGGCCGGTCAGGCACAGGCGCTGGTTGCTGGCGGCATGGAAAACATGAGTCTGGCCCCCTATCTGCTGGATGCGAAAGCCCGCTGGGGTTATCGCCTCGGCGACGGCCAGTTGTCGGATGTGATTCTGCGTGACGGTCTGCTCTGTGCCACCCATGGTTATCACATGGGGATCACCGCCGAAAACGTCGCCCGTGAATACGGTATCAGCCGCGACATGCAGGATGAGCTCGCACTGCTCTCTCAGAAAAAAGCGGTCGCCGCCATCCATTCTGGCGCCTTTGAGGCCGAAATTGTGCCGGTCAGCGTCACGTCGCGTAAAAAAACCATTGTCTTTGACCGCGACGAATTCCCCAAGGCTGACTCAACAGCAGAAGGTCTTGCGGCACTGCGTCCGGCGTTTGATAAGGCCGGCACCGTCACCGCTGGCAACGCCTCTGGGATCAACGACGGCGCGGCCGCGCTGGTGGTCATGGAAGAATCTGCCGCACTGGCGGCAGGACTGAAACCGCTGGCACGCATTAAGGCATATGCCAGCGGCGGCGTCGCGCCAGCGCTGATGGGGATGGGGCCGGTACCCGCCACGCAGAAAGCCCTGAAACAATGCGGATTGCAGCTTTCCGATATCGATCTGATTGAAGCCAATGAGGCGTTTGCCGCGCAGTTCCTTGCCGTCGGCAAGACGCTGGGCTTCGACCCACAAAAGGTGAACGTGAACGGTGGCGCGATTGCGCTTGGGCATCCGATCGGCGCCAGCGGCGCGCGGATCCTGGTGACATTGCTGCATGCGCTTTCCGCCAGGGATAAAACGCTGGGTCTGGCAACGCTGTGCATCGGCGGCGGTCAGGGTATTGCAATGATTGTGGAAAGGATGAATTAACCCCTGGGGTCCCCTGGTTAGACACTAAATCCTTCGAGTCGCAGGACAACAGGCAGCAGGCATTTTGAACAACGCTTGCGCTGGCTTAAAGGGACGAGGCTCATGGACGAGCCGGATCGCTCCATCGCCAACACAGAGGCTGCTTGAAGGATAAAGTGTATCTGTCATAATAAACAAAACCGAGGGACCTCAATGAACATTATCGAACAACTTCAGTTACTGGTAAAAACAGGTACGCACGCGGAGCAAACAATTAGCCGTTACATTCTGGCTACATTATCGGGCGCGGAAAAACTGACGTCGACGGCAATTTCAAAAAAGACGCAAACCAGCCAACCCTCCATTGTTCGCTTTGCGCAATCTCTCGGTTATACCGGCTTTACTTCATTTAAATATGATTTAATTAAGTGTCTGCGCAGCGCACCTGAGGCACTGCTTCCGGCCCAGGCAACGAAAAACAATGTTATTCTTGGCGAGTTTATTAATAATAATAACCCTGCGGCCCTTAATACTTTCTTTGAAA
The sequence above is drawn from the Citrobacter amalonaticus genome and encodes:
- a CDS encoding TIGR00366 family protein yields the protein MIGRISRFMTRFVSRWLPDPLIFAMLLTLLTFGIALWLTPQTPISMVRFWGDGFWNLLAFGMQMALIIVTGHALASSGPVKNLLRTAASAAKTPAQGVMLVTFFGSVACVINWGFGLVVGAMFAREVARRVPGSDYPLLIACAYIGFLTWGGGFSGSMPLLAATPGNPVEHIAGLIPVSDTLFTGFNIFITLGLIVVMPFITRMMTPKPSDVVSVDPKLLMEEPDFQKTLPADAPPSEKLEESRILALIIGALGIAYLGIYFAEKGFNITINTVNLMFMIAGLLLHKTPMAYMRAISAAARSTAGILVQFPFYAGIQLMMEHSGLGGLITEFFINVANKDTFPVMTFFSSALINFAVPSGGGHWVIQGPFVMPAAQALGADLGKSVMAIAYGEQWMNMAQPFWALPALAIAGLGVRDIMGYCITALLFSGVIFVVGLTFF
- the rcsC gene encoding two-component system sensor histidine kinase RcsC; this encodes MKYLASFRTTLKISRYLFRALALLIWLLIAFASVFYIVNALHQRESEIRQEFNLSSDQALRYIQRTSDVMKELKYIAENRLTAENGVLSSRSRDDKTEVPTFQPLFADSDCAAMGNAWRGSLESLAWFMRYWRDNFSAAYDLNRVFLIGSDNLCMANFGLRDMPVERDNALKTLHERIMKYRNAPQDESGNNLYWVAQGPRPGIGYFYALTPVYLANRLQALLGIEQSIRMENFFTPGSLPMGVTILDENGHALISLTGPESTIKAEPRWMQERSSFGYTPGFRELVLKKNLPPSSLSIVYSVPVDLVLERIRMLILNAILLNVLVGAALFTLARMYERRIFIPAESDAQRLEEHEQFNRKIVASAPVGICILRTVDGINILSNELAHTYLNMLTHEDRQRLTQIICGQQVNFVDVLTSNNTNLQISFVHSRYRNENVAICVLVDVSARVKMEESLQEMAQAAEQASQSKSMFLATVSHELRTPLYGIIGNLDLLQTKELPKGVDRLVTAMNNSSSLLLKIISDILDFSKIESEQLKIEPREFSPREVMSHITANYLPLVVRKQLGLYCFIEPNVPVALNGDPMRLQQVISNLLSNAIKFTDIGCIVLHVSRDDDYLSIRVRDTGVGIPAKEVVRLFDPFFQVGTGVQRNFQGTGLGLAICEKLISMMDGDISVDSEPGMGSQFTVRIPLYGAQYPAKKGLDGLARTRCWLAVRNASLCQFVENSLTRNGVEVMRYEGQIPASDDMLITDDALEQPWQGRAAVIFCRRHIGIPLERVPGEWVYSVASPHELPALLARIYRIELDDEELSSALPAPEKAAATNDDMMILVVDDHPINRRLLADQLGSLGYQCKTANDGVDALNVLSKNHIDIVLSDVNMPNMDGYRLTQRIRQLGLTLPVVGVTANALAEEKQRCLESGMDSCLSKPVTLDVIRQTLAVYAERVRKTRA
- a CDS encoding acetyl-CoA C-acetyltransferase, with the translated sequence MKNCVIVSAVRTAIGGFNGALATTSAIELGATVISAALERAQLDPQRVDEVIMGNVLQAGLGQNPARQALLKSGLSETVCGFTVNKVCGSGLKSVALAAQAIQAGQAQALVAGGMENMSLAPYLLDAKARWGYRLGDGQLSDVILRDGLLCATHGYHMGITAENVAREYGISRDMQDELALLSQKKAVAAIHSGAFEAEIVPVSVTSRKKTIVFDRDEFPKADSTAEGLAALRPAFDKAGTVTAGNASGINDGAAALVVMEESAALAAGLKPLARIKAYASGGVAPALMGMGPVPATQKALKQCGLQLSDIDLIEANEAFAAQFLAVGKTLGFDPQKVNVNGGAIALGHPIGASGARILVTLLHALSARDKTLGLATLCIGGGQGIAMIVERMN
- a CDS encoding 3-oxoacid CoA-transferase subunit B produces the protein MDAKQRIARRVAQELRDGDVVNLGIGLPTMVANYLPDDIHITLQSENGFLGLGPVTTAHPDLVNAGGQPCGILPGAAMFDSAMSFALIRGGHVDACVLGGLQVDEQANLANWVVPGKMVPGMGGAMDLVTGARKVIIAMEHCAKDDSAKILRHCTMPLTAQHAVHMLVTELAVFRFIDGKMWLTEIVDGCDLDTLRAKTEAQFDIAADLVVQRGEA
- the atoC gene encoding acetoacetate metabolism transcriptional regulator AtoC, producing the protein MKTRYRILIVDDEDNVRRMLTTAFSLQGHETHCASNGEEALQRFADAPPDVVLMDIRMPEMNGIDALKVMRTQQPRIPVILMTAYAEVETAVEALRSGAFDYVIKPFDLDELNLLIQRALQLQAMKQEIRSLHQALSTSWQWGHILTNSPRMMDICKDTAKIALSQANVLISGESGTGKELIARAIHYNSRRANGPFIKINCAALPESLLESELFGHEKGAFTGAQTQRQGLFERAHQGTLLLDEIGEMPLVLQAKLLRILQEREFERVGGHQTIQVDIRIVAATNRDLHAMVKEGAFREDLFYRLNVIHLQLPPLRERREDIALLANHFLQKFSSENQRDIIEIDPAAMSMLTTWPWPGNIRELSNVIERAVVMNTGAVIFAEDLPAPLRQPVGSGSEIKATQPGERNLKEEIKREEKRIIIEVLEQHEGNRTRAALMLGISRRALMYKLQEYGIDTAGL
- the atoS gene encoding two-component system sensor histidine kinase AtoS — encoded protein: MRFLRGLYPRRLRNQMILMALLMVIVPTLSIGYIVETEGRSAVLSEKEKKLSAVVHLLDQALGDRFTHFTALPRDERIQALNTELGPITERITQAFPGVGAGYYNKALDAIVTYAPSALYQNNVGVTIAADHPGREVMRSNAPVVFSGRQVRGDILNSMIPITRDGDVLGYIWANELTEDIQRQAWRMDVRIIAVLAAGLLCSLLLIVLFSRRLGANIDIITDGLSTLAQKTPAQLPNLPGELGQISRSVNALAQTLRETKTLNDLIIENAADGVIAIDRQGDVTTMNPAAEMITGYTLNELVGRPYATLFSDPHFASPVLDTLAHGTEHLAQEVSFPARDRTIELSVTTSRIHNPNGELIGALVIFSDLTARKETQRRLAQTERLATLGELMAGVAHEVRNPLTAIRGYVQIIRQQTSLPVHQEYLSVVLKEIDSINKVIQQLLDFSRPRQSQWQQVLLNSLIEETLILVQTSGVQARITFNFEQDTGLPAIVADRELLKQVILNLLINAVQAINARGEIRIRTWQYSATQQAVAIEDNGGGIDIALQKKIFDPFFTTKASGTGLGLALSQRIINAHQGDIHVASMPGCGATFTLILPINPQGNLSV
- the atoD gene encoding acetate CoA-transferase subunit alpha, coding for MKTKLITLQNAAGFFRDGMTIMVGGFMGVGTPPRLVEALLESGVRDLTLIANDTAFVDTGIGPLIVNGRVNKVIASHIGTNPETGRRMIAKEMDVQLVPQGTLIEQIRCGGAGLGGFLTPTGVGTIVEDGKQTLTLDGKTWLLERPLRADLALIRAHRADPLGNLTYQLSARNFNPLIALAADITLVEPDELVETGDLLPDQIVTPGAVIDHIVMPQESK